A single Lactuca sativa cultivar Salinas chromosome 8, Lsat_Salinas_v11, whole genome shotgun sequence DNA region contains:
- the LOC111921113 gene encoding serine/threonine-protein kinase WNK8 codes for MFDFWNHMRIDVVMQSPQDLEKLYSEVHLLRSLKHNNIIKFFDSLVDHKKKNVNMITELFTSGSLRQYRKKHKTVDLKAIKKWARQILNGLHYLHSQNPPVIHRDLKCDNIFVNGNNGEIKIGDLGLATVMQQPTAKSVIGTPEFMAPKLYEEEYNELVDIYSFGMCLLEMVTFEYPYSECKNPAQIYKKVTSGIKPGSLSKVGDSELKAFIEKCLVPATERSSAGKLLEDPFLKEATLRSLNFMEIDQFVCLNIKNGVAEFKRIHQQNEFRLKGIKNDDNLVSLTLRIADPCVLNICIWFQGLLKENANGSKYWAYGGDFGDTPNDFNFCLNGLIWPDRTPHPALNGDYYNFFP; via the exons ATGTTTGATTTCTGGAATCATATGAGGATTGATGTTGTGATGCAGTCACCACAAGACTTGGAAAAATTATATTCAGAAGTTCATCTTCTTAGATCATTAAAACACAATAACATCATCAAGTTCTTTGATTCGTTGGTTGATCATAAAAAGAAAAATGTAAATATGATAACTGAGCTCTTCACATCCGGAAGCCTTAGACA ATATCGGAAGAAACATAAAACGGTTGATTTGAAAGCAATCAAGAAGTGGGCAAGACAAATTCTAAATGGTCTTCACTACCTTCATAGTCAAAATCCACCTGTGATTCATAGGGATTTGAAATGTGACAACATATTTGTGAATGGAAACAATGGAGAAATCAAGATTGGTGATCTTGGATTGGCAACTGTCATGCAACAACCAACTGCCAAGAGTGTTATTG GAACACCTGAATTCATGGCACCGAAGCTTTATGAAGAGGAATACAATGAACTTGTTGACATATATTCTTTTGGGATGTGTTTGTTGGAAATGGTGACATTTGAGTATCCTTATAGCGAATGCAAAAATCCAGCTCAAATATATAAGAAAGTAACCTC TGGGATTAAACCGGGTTCTCTTAGCAAAGTGGGTGATTCTGAACTGAAGGCATTCATAGAAAAATGTCTGGTTCCAGCAACTGAAAGATCATCTGCTGGAAAGCTTCTAGAAGATCCTTTTCTGAAAGAGGCAACACTAAGATCATTGAATTTCATGGAGATTGATCAATTtgtatgtttaaacatcaaaaatggagttgCTGAATTCAAGAGGATTCATCAGCAAAACGAGTTCAGGTTGAAAGGGATAAAGAATGATGACAATTTGGTTTCTTTGACCTTGCGGATTGCTGACCCATGTG TTCTAAATATTTGCATCTGGTTTCAGGGGTTACTCAAGGAAAATGCAAATGGTAGCAAATACTGGGCATATGGAGGTGACTTTGGAGATACACCAAATGACTTCAATTTCTGCTTAAATGGTCTCATATGGCCTGATCGGACTCCTCATCCTGCTCTAAATGGTGATTACTATAATTTTTTTCCTTAG